The proteins below are encoded in one region of Alistipes communis:
- the typA gene encoding translational GTPase TypA, protein MQKLRNIAIIAHVDHGKTTLVDKMILAGNLLRDNAQQNGELIMDNNDLERERGITILSKNVSVIYKDYKINIIDTPGHADFGGEVERVLNMCDGVLLLVDAFEGTMPQTRFVLQKALALGKKPIVVINKVDKPNCRPEVVNEQIFDLMFTLDATEEQLDYKTIYGSAKQGWMSHVWTERTDSIAPLLDAIIDEIPAPATVEGTPQMLITSLEYSPYVGRIAVGKVTRGSLRTGQNVTLAKRDGVTMQKTRIRDLMIFEGLGKKKVEEVACGEICALVGIEGFEIGDTICDYENPEPLPPIQIDEPTMSMLFTINNSPFFGKDGKYVTSRHIKERLDRELEKNLALRVEPGQNADSFVVYGRGVLHLSVLIETMRREGYELQVGQPKVIVKEIDGVKCEPIEEMSVDCPDESAGTVIELATKRKGTLTNMESANGRTRLEFSIPSRGIIGLRSNMLTATAGEAIMTHRLKDFEPWTGEIEMRTNGSLIASETGTAYAYSIDKLQDRGRFFISPMDQVYEGEVIGESTRAGDITVNVTKAKQLTNMRASGSDDKASIAPPKIFSLEEALEYIKEDEYVEVTPHAMRLRKILLHEVDRKRASK, encoded by the coding sequence ATGCAAAAACTACGCAATATTGCGATTATCGCCCATGTAGACCACGGAAAGACTACATTGGTCGATAAGATGATCCTTGCAGGAAATCTCCTGCGCGACAACGCCCAGCAGAACGGCGAACTGATTATGGACAACAACGACCTGGAACGCGAGCGCGGCATCACGATCCTCTCGAAAAACGTTTCGGTCATCTATAAGGACTACAAAATCAATATCATCGACACGCCGGGACACGCCGACTTCGGCGGCGAAGTCGAGCGCGTGCTCAACATGTGCGACGGCGTGCTGCTGCTCGTCGACGCTTTCGAAGGCACCATGCCCCAGACCCGCTTCGTGTTGCAGAAGGCCCTCGCGCTGGGCAAGAAACCCATCGTGGTCATCAACAAAGTCGACAAACCCAACTGCCGCCCCGAAGTGGTCAACGAGCAGATTTTCGATCTGATGTTCACGCTCGACGCCACCGAGGAGCAGCTCGACTACAAGACGATCTACGGCTCGGCCAAACAGGGCTGGATGTCGCACGTATGGACAGAACGCACCGACTCGATCGCCCCGCTGCTCGATGCCATTATCGACGAGATTCCGGCACCCGCAACCGTCGAAGGGACGCCCCAGATGCTCATCACCTCGCTCGAATATTCGCCCTACGTGGGACGGATCGCCGTGGGCAAGGTGACGCGCGGCTCGCTCCGCACCGGCCAGAACGTCACGCTGGCCAAGCGCGACGGCGTGACGATGCAGAAGACCCGCATCCGCGATCTGATGATCTTCGAAGGGTTGGGCAAAAAGAAGGTCGAGGAGGTCGCCTGCGGCGAGATCTGCGCACTGGTAGGCATCGAAGGATTCGAGATCGGCGACACGATCTGCGACTACGAGAACCCCGAACCGCTGCCGCCCATCCAGATTGACGAACCCACGATGTCGATGCTCTTCACGATCAACAACTCGCCTTTCTTCGGCAAGGACGGCAAATACGTCACCTCGCGCCATATCAAGGAGCGGCTCGACCGCGAATTGGAAAAGAACCTCGCCCTGCGTGTCGAACCGGGACAGAACGCCGATTCGTTCGTCGTCTACGGCCGCGGCGTGCTGCACCTGTCGGTGCTGATCGAGACCATGCGCCGCGAAGGCTACGAGTTGCAGGTCGGCCAGCCGAAGGTGATCGTCAAGGAGATCGACGGGGTGAAATGCGAACCGATCGAAGAGATGAGCGTCGACTGCCCCGACGAATCGGCCGGCACGGTGATCGAACTGGCGACCAAGCGCAAAGGCACGCTCACGAACATGGAATCGGCCAACGGCCGCACGCGGCTCGAATTTTCGATCCCCTCGCGCGGGATCATCGGCCTGCGGTCGAACATGCTCACCGCCACGGCCGGCGAAGCGATCATGACACACCGGCTCAAAGATTTCGAACCTTGGACGGGCGAGATCGAAATGCGCACCAACGGCTCGCTCATCGCATCGGAGACGGGTACAGCCTATGCCTACTCGATCGACAAGTTGCAGGATCGCGGCCGCTTCTTCATCTCCCCCATGGATCAGGTCTACGAGGGAGAGGTCATCGGCGAGAGCACGCGCGCGGGAGACATCACGGTCAACGTCACCAAAGCCAAACAGCTGACCAACATGCGCGCTTCGGGTTCGGACGACAAGGCGTCGATCGCCCCGCCCAAGATCTTCTCGCTGGAAGAAGCGCTCGAATACATCAAGGAGGACGAATACGTCGAAGTGACGCCCCATGCCATGCGTCTGCGCAAGATTCTGCTGCACGAGGTCGACCGCAAACGCGCGTCGAAATAA
- a CDS encoding YbaN family protein → MLVLGVVGIFVPLLPTTPFLLLAAWAFCRSSPRLYDRLLAHPCLGAYVRNFREYRAIPLHAKIISVTLIWATLLYCIFGVVRAWWWAQAGLLLLAVGLTWHILSYATLRRPE, encoded by the coding sequence ATGCTCGTGCTGGGTGTCGTCGGGATTTTCGTGCCGCTGCTGCCCACCACGCCGTTTTTGTTGCTGGCGGCGTGGGCCTTCTGCCGCTCTTCACCGCGGTTGTACGACCGGTTGCTGGCACATCCCTGCCTGGGCGCCTACGTCCGCAATTTCAGGGAGTACCGCGCCATTCCGCTGCATGCGAAGATCATCTCCGTCACGTTGATCTGGGCGACGCTGCTCTACTGCATCTTCGGAGTCGTGCGTGCGTGGTGGTGGGCGCAGGCGGGGTTGCTGCTGCTCGCCGTCGGACTCACGTGGCATATTCTCTCCTATGCGACGCTGCGGCGGCCGGAATAG
- a CDS encoding RpiB/LacA/LacB family sugar-phosphate isomerase yields the protein MEKKIGIACDHAGYEMKEFLIGYLGTKGYDVYDFGTDSPEAVDYADFAHPLAEAIEKGEFERGIALCGSGEGMAITLNKHQRIRAGLVWRKEIAELVKKHNNANVIVLPARFITNDEAMEFIETYLTTEFEGGRHERRIAKIPVKGRE from the coding sequence ATGGAGAAAAAAATAGGAATCGCCTGCGACCATGCGGGCTATGAAATGAAGGAGTTCCTGATCGGTTATCTGGGAACCAAGGGGTACGATGTCTACGACTTCGGCACCGACTCGCCCGAAGCGGTGGACTACGCGGATTTCGCGCATCCGCTGGCCGAAGCGATCGAAAAGGGCGAATTCGAGCGCGGCATCGCCCTCTGCGGTTCGGGCGAAGGAATGGCCATCACGCTCAACAAGCATCAGCGCATCCGCGCCGGTCTGGTGTGGCGCAAGGAGATCGCCGAACTTGTCAAAAAACACAACAACGCCAACGTCATCGTTCTGCCGGCACGCTTCATCACCAACGACGAAGCGATGGAGTTCATCGAGACCTACCTCACTACCGAGTTCGAGGGCGGCCGTCACGAACGCCGCATCGCCAAGATTCCCGTCAAGGGCCGCGAATAG
- the ispE gene encoding 4-(cytidine 5'-diphospho)-2-C-methyl-D-erythritol kinase: MKLRANCKINIGLDVLRRRADGFHDVSTVMVPVRELYDRLEIEPAIETELVQRGLPVDCPSEDNICLRAWRLMHERYGAGPVRIVLDKRVPYGAGLGGGSADATAVVQGVDALFGLRLAEAELIDCAAALGSDTAFFVRNAPQLCTGRGEVMRPVKPAFGGYTLLIVKPDETVSTREAYAGVRPAVPAESLEESMRLPVTAWQGRVKNDFEPHVFAAHPRLAVLKESLLKAGAVYAAMSGSGSALFGLFDDPVRAQNYTPPFDGVFLHRERL; encoded by the coding sequence ATGAAATTACGAGCCAACTGCAAGATCAATATCGGGCTGGACGTGCTTCGCCGTCGGGCCGATGGATTCCACGACGTGTCGACGGTAATGGTGCCCGTGAGGGAGTTGTACGACAGGTTGGAGATCGAGCCTGCGATCGAAACCGAACTCGTGCAGCGGGGGTTGCCGGTCGATTGTCCGTCGGAGGACAATATCTGCCTGCGGGCCTGGCGGCTGATGCACGAACGCTACGGTGCGGGGCCCGTACGAATCGTGCTCGACAAGCGTGTGCCCTACGGGGCCGGGCTGGGCGGCGGCTCGGCCGATGCGACGGCGGTCGTGCAGGGGGTCGACGCATTGTTCGGCCTGCGGCTTGCGGAGGCGGAGCTGATCGACTGCGCGGCGGCACTGGGCAGCGATACGGCCTTTTTCGTGCGCAACGCTCCTCAGCTCTGCACGGGCCGCGGCGAGGTGATGCGGCCCGTGAAGCCGGCTTTCGGAGGATATACGCTGCTGATCGTGAAGCCCGATGAGACGGTTTCCACGCGCGAGGCGTATGCAGGCGTGCGGCCTGCGGTACCGGCCGAGTCGCTCGAAGAGTCGATGCGGCTGCCCGTGACCGCCTGGCAGGGGCGAGTGAAGAACGATTTCGAACCGCACGTCTTCGCCGCACATCCGCGGTTGGCGGTGCTCAAAGAGAGTTTGTTGAAGGCGGGCGCCGTTTATGCCGCGATGTCGGGCAGCGGCTCGGCTCTTTTCGGATTGTTCGACGATCCCGTGCGGGCGCAAAACTATACCCCGCCTTTCGACGGGGTATTTCTCCACAGGGAGCGGTTGTAG
- a CDS encoding GSCFA domain-containing protein, producing MKFRTEIEILPYDRQLSYDDRLLALGSCFATEIGRRMAEAKFRIAVNPSGVLFNPLSIVRTLRRYRDGRPVAKEELQHADGRWFHYDFHGSLAGDTADEALTRIDDAVAEGARALHEASAVLLTLGTAWVYERTDTGDVVANCHRQPAERFRRRRLSVEEVVSAIESVLPDESSGKRILLTVSPVRHLGDGLAGNAVSKAVLRLAAEELSERHAQVAYFPAYEILCDDLRDYRFYADDLTHPSPQAVAYVWERFCEALLTPDARALLPRIAEITAAARHRPLHPASEAYRAFCRRQLEAIERLPGVDFTEETAFFRSRIEINS from the coding sequence ATGAAATTCCGTACCGAAATCGAAATCCTCCCCTACGACCGGCAACTCTCCTACGACGACCGCCTGCTGGCGCTCGGCTCGTGCTTCGCCACGGAGATCGGACGCCGGATGGCCGAAGCCAAATTCCGCATCGCAGTCAATCCTTCGGGCGTGCTGTTCAACCCGCTGTCGATCGTGCGCACCCTGCGGCGTTACCGCGACGGACGCCCCGTTGCGAAGGAGGAGTTGCAGCACGCCGACGGAAGGTGGTTCCACTACGATTTCCACGGTTCGCTGGCAGGCGACACGGCGGACGAAGCACTGACGCGCATCGACGACGCCGTCGCCGAAGGCGCCCGCGCACTGCACGAAGCGTCGGCCGTCCTGCTGACGCTGGGTACGGCATGGGTCTACGAACGCACGGATACGGGCGACGTAGTAGCCAACTGCCACCGGCAACCCGCCGAACGGTTCCGCCGTCGCAGACTTTCGGTCGAAGAAGTGGTCTCGGCGATCGAATCGGTTCTGCCGGACGAATCGAGCGGCAAACGAATCCTGCTCACCGTCAGCCCCGTCCGTCATCTGGGCGACGGACTGGCGGGCAACGCCGTAAGCAAGGCCGTGCTGCGGCTCGCGGCCGAGGAGCTGAGCGAACGCCATGCGCAGGTGGCCTACTTCCCCGCCTACGAAATTCTCTGCGACGACCTGCGCGACTACCGCTTCTACGCCGACGACCTGACGCATCCCTCGCCGCAGGCGGTCGCCTACGTCTGGGAACGTTTCTGCGAGGCGCTGCTCACGCCCGACGCACGGGCGCTGCTGCCCCGCATCGCCGAGATAACGGCCGCAGCACGGCACCGGCCGCTGCACCCCGCGTCGGAGGCCTACCGCGCCTTCTGCCGCCGCCAGCTGGAAGCCATCGAACGGCTGCCGGGAGTGGATTTCACCGAAGAAACGGCATTTTTTCGCAGCCGAATCGAAATTAATTCCTAA
- a CDS encoding alkaline phosphatase family protein gives MKLRYFLPFLALSATLRTTAAEPPRLVVQIVVSSMRAEDLNRYADNFSDEGFLRLVRGGTFYPESHYDYLHTSTPVSLATLTTGANPSVHGIVAERWIDYVNNNVVELIKDRSAMGIDCDAGIGDCSPRNLVAPTLGESLQQSSPKSLVATVALDPASAVVAGGYTRNVFWMDAPRANWITSSFYAETLPVWARKYNLSREILGYIPFAWELKYPRERYRNSQSTVIDLNKPEHLRRKRHRLTSVEPEKPAPNVPSGIERMLYTPSGNAVTLAFAKQLLTQMRLGKDTAPDLLNICLDAPRRIAESYGPESIEVEDMYYRLDEELAQFLNYLYAQIAPEEVVVVLTSDHGTSPSYDAGIVERDRFNAAQFQVIVNSFLCAQHGPGEWVVDYEDNNLYLNHTLIYNKGLDLAAIQNEAATFAMQFRGVSHALSSTAMRSSYFGSGYGEKMQNSFYPRRSGDVVVNLMPGCIEERPDVRSKSGSMYGYDTTVPLVLYGGGIPARRVGRSVDMTSVAPTLAYLLDIPEPAASEGTVLEEFRK, from the coding sequence ATGAAACTCCGCTATTTCCTCCCCTTTCTCGCTCTGTCCGCGACACTCCGCACGACGGCGGCCGAACCGCCGCGGCTGGTCGTACAGATCGTCGTCAGTTCGATGCGCGCCGAAGACCTGAACCGCTACGCCGACAACTTCTCCGACGAGGGTTTCCTGCGGCTCGTACGCGGCGGCACCTTCTATCCCGAGAGCCATTACGACTACCTGCATACCTCGACCCCCGTTTCGCTCGCCACGCTCACCACGGGAGCCAACCCTTCGGTACACGGCATCGTCGCCGAGCGGTGGATCGATTACGTGAACAACAACGTCGTGGAACTCATCAAGGACCGCTCAGCGATGGGCATCGACTGCGACGCCGGCATCGGCGACTGTTCGCCCCGCAATCTGGTGGCCCCGACGCTGGGCGAAAGCCTCCAACAGAGCTCGCCCAAGAGCCTCGTCGCCACCGTGGCGCTCGACCCCGCATCGGCCGTCGTGGCAGGCGGGTACACGCGCAACGTATTCTGGATGGACGCCCCGCGCGCCAACTGGATCACCTCGTCGTTCTATGCCGAAACGCTGCCTGTGTGGGCCCGAAAATACAACCTCAGCCGCGAGATTCTGGGATACATTCCCTTCGCGTGGGAACTGAAATACCCCCGCGAGCGCTACCGCAACTCGCAGAGCACGGTCATCGACCTCAACAAACCCGAACACCTGCGCCGCAAACGCCACCGTCTGACGTCGGTCGAGCCCGAAAAGCCTGCACCGAACGTCCCCTCCGGCATCGAACGGATGCTCTACACGCCCTCGGGCAACGCAGTCACGCTGGCTTTCGCCAAGCAGCTGCTCACGCAGATGCGGCTGGGCAAGGACACCGCACCCGATCTGCTGAACATCTGCCTGGATGCCCCGCGCCGCATCGCCGAGAGCTACGGCCCCGAATCGATCGAGGTGGAAGACATGTACTACCGGCTCGACGAGGAGCTGGCGCAGTTCCTGAACTACCTCTACGCGCAGATCGCGCCCGAAGAGGTGGTCGTGGTACTCACCTCCGACCACGGCACCAGTCCGTCGTACGACGCCGGCATCGTCGAACGCGACCGCTTCAACGCCGCTCAGTTCCAGGTGATCGTCAACAGTTTCCTCTGCGCCCAGCACGGGCCCGGGGAGTGGGTCGTCGACTACGAAGACAACAACCTCTACCTCAACCATACGCTCATCTACAACAAGGGGCTCGACCTGGCAGCCATCCAGAACGAGGCGGCGACCTTCGCCATGCAGTTCCGCGGCGTGTCGCACGCGCTGTCGTCGACGGCCATGCGGTCGAGCTACTTCGGCAGCGGCTACGGCGAGAAGATGCAGAACAGCTTCTATCCCCGCCGTTCGGGCGACGTGGTGGTCAACCTCATGCCCGGTTGCATCGAGGAGCGGCCGGACGTGCGGTCGAAATCGGGATCGATGTACGGCTACGACACTACCGTGCCGCTCGTCCTCTACGGCGGCGGCATCCCCGCCCGCAGAGTGGGACGCAGCGTCGACATGACCTCCGTCGCCCCGACGCTGGCCTACCTGCTCGACATTCCGGAGCCGGCCGCTTCGGAGGGCACGGTTTTGGAAGAATTCAGAAAATAG
- a CDS encoding SufE family protein: protein MDKIQDEIIGEFSVFDDWLDKYDYLIELSDALPPIDAAHRTDRYLINGCQSRVWIDARLEGGKVYYTADSDAIITKGIIALLIRVLNGRTPQEILATDLYFIDAIGLKENLSPTRSNGLLAMLNQMRLYALAFEKESEMKR, encoded by the coding sequence ATGGATAAGATTCAGGACGAAATCATCGGCGAGTTCTCAGTCTTCGACGACTGGCTCGACAAATACGACTATCTGATCGAACTGAGCGACGCGCTGCCTCCGATCGACGCGGCGCACCGCACCGACCGCTACCTCATCAACGGCTGTCAGTCGCGGGTCTGGATCGACGCACGGCTCGAAGGGGGCAAGGTCTACTATACGGCCGACAGCGATGCCATCATCACCAAGGGCATCATCGCGCTGCTCATCCGCGTACTCAACGGCCGCACGCCGCAGGAGATTCTCGCAACCGACCTCTACTTCATCGACGCGATCGGGTTGAAGGAGAACCTCTCGCCCACACGGTCGAACGGGCTGCTGGCCATGCTCAACCAGATGCGGCTCTACGCGCTGGCGTTCGAAAAGGAGTCGGAAATGAAGCGCTGA
- a CDS encoding metal-sulfur cluster assembly factor, with product MTPEEILKVEKDIVLTLKTIYDPEIPVNIYDLGLIYEIDYTPDGAANIRMTLTAPNCPMAEQLVEDVNRQVAKVDGVREVNVILTFDPVWDKSMMSEEALLELNLL from the coding sequence ATGACTCCCGAAGAGATACTCAAAGTCGAAAAGGACATCGTCCTTACGCTCAAAACCATTTACGACCCCGAAATCCCCGTCAACATCTACGACCTGGGGCTGATCTACGAAATCGACTATACGCCCGACGGCGCAGCCAACATCCGCATGACGCTCACGGCGCCCAACTGCCCGATGGCCGAACAACTCGTCGAGGACGTCAATCGGCAGGTAGCCAAGGTCGACGGGGTCAGAGAGGTCAACGTCATCCTCACGTTCGACCCCGTATGGGACAAAAGCATGATGTCCGAAGAGGCGCTGCTCGAACTCAACCTGCTGTAA
- a CDS encoding DUF2851 family protein gives MTDEELRRAEHRLLAGAATYACGGYIVRLDALHRNDLYTRLAYDRLERKYDVVRELFAESDSNWNQTFYVLLFRTIGDVTNRDAFLTLARRVSYRMVLRERASLHAVEAMLIGASGLLDNYRDDTYTRSLKQDFDYFSRKYEIAPMTGAEWNLRDIRPANHPLLRIAQLAAFLASNDFLIDRLVECRTAEEVRRLFSAEASDYWYTHYIPATPTRELPKRIGRMKSDLLGINLVSLIQYAYGAYNGNERLRERAFALLEAIPAEENRFMRRWRLYDLHPANAFQSQALLQLATEYCDRRRCAECPVGRRRLAALRQSVPADESLSRH, from the coding sequence ATGACGGACGAGGAGCTGCGACGTGCCGAACACCGGCTGCTGGCCGGAGCCGCGACTTACGCCTGCGGCGGGTATATCGTGCGCCTCGACGCGCTGCACCGCAACGACCTCTACACGCGGCTGGCCTACGACCGGCTCGAACGCAAGTACGACGTCGTGCGCGAACTCTTCGCCGAGAGCGACAGTAACTGGAACCAGACCTTCTACGTCCTGCTGTTCCGCACGATCGGCGACGTGACCAACCGCGACGCATTCCTCACGCTGGCGCGGCGTGTAAGCTACCGCATGGTGCTGCGCGAACGAGCCTCGCTGCATGCCGTCGAGGCGATGCTTATCGGCGCTTCGGGATTGCTGGACAACTACCGCGACGACACCTACACCCGTTCACTGAAACAGGATTTCGACTACTTCTCCCGCAAATACGAAATCGCACCGATGACGGGCGCCGAATGGAATCTCCGCGACATCCGGCCGGCCAACCACCCGCTGTTGCGCATCGCCCAGTTGGCGGCGTTCCTCGCATCGAACGATTTCCTGATCGACCGCCTCGTCGAATGCCGCACGGCCGAGGAGGTGCGCCGCCTTTTTTCGGCCGAAGCTTCCGACTACTGGTACACCCACTACATTCCGGCGACACCCACTCGCGAGCTGCCCAAGCGCATCGGGAGGATGAAGTCCGACCTGTTGGGCATCAACCTCGTCTCCCTGATCCAGTACGCCTACGGTGCCTACAACGGCAACGAGCGGCTGCGCGAGCGGGCCTTCGCGCTGCTCGAAGCCATTCCCGCCGAGGAGAACCGCTTCATGCGCCGCTGGCGTCTCTACGATCTGCATCCGGCCAACGCCTTCCAGTCGCAGGCATTGCTGCAACTGGCCACCGAATACTGCGACCGGCGCCGCTGCGCGGAGTGTCCGGTGGGTCGCCGCCGGCTGGCAGCGCTCAGACAGTCCGTCCCCGCCGACGAATCCCTCAGCCGACATTGA
- a CDS encoding nitroreductase family protein, producing the protein MTLRIENKSCIACGKCVQVCPAGIMVRSTDGKGIEAVRTDRCIGCGHCVDVCPTGSVIHSDFPPQRVHTVDTSRLPAPEQVLELIRSRRSNRALTPRPIPDEALQRIVEAARYAPTASNSRQVSFTLVTEPEQLRRIADFTVGVFASTARKLLHPVVRTLLKPLRPDLYRYAARFAEIEREHEAGNDPILRRATALLIIHTPASNRFGCEDANLAYQNASLMAESLGVSQIYMGFVLTAARMGRKNAFARIAGITGRPQAIMALGIPAFRYSKYTER; encoded by the coding sequence ATGACCCTACGAATCGAAAACAAAAGTTGCATCGCCTGCGGAAAATGCGTGCAGGTATGCCCCGCCGGAATCATGGTGCGCAGCACGGACGGAAAAGGGATCGAAGCCGTACGGACCGACCGCTGTATCGGCTGCGGGCACTGCGTCGACGTGTGTCCCACCGGTTCGGTGATCCACAGCGACTTCCCGCCGCAGCGCGTACACACCGTCGATACCAGCCGTCTACCCGCACCGGAGCAGGTTTTGGAGCTGATCCGCTCGCGGCGCTCGAACCGCGCGCTGACGCCGCGCCCCATACCCGACGAAGCCCTGCAACGGATCGTCGAAGCGGCACGCTACGCCCCCACGGCCTCGAACTCCCGGCAGGTCTCCTTCACGCTCGTCACCGAGCCCGAACAACTGCGCCGCATCGCCGACTTCACCGTCGGCGTCTTCGCCTCGACGGCACGCAAACTGCTGCATCCGGTGGTACGGACGTTGCTCAAACCTTTGCGTCCCGACCTCTACCGTTATGCCGCGCGCTTCGCCGAGATCGAACGCGAACACGAAGCCGGCAATGACCCGATCTTACGCAGGGCGACTGCCCTGCTCATCATCCATACGCCCGCTTCCAACCGATTCGGATGCGAGGATGCGAATCTGGCCTACCAGAACGCATCGCTGATGGCCGAGTCGCTGGGCGTGAGCCAGATTTACATGGGATTCGTCCTCACGGCCGCCCGCATGGGCAGGAAAAATGCGTTCGCACGGATCGCCGGCATAACGGGCCGCCCGCAGGCGATCATGGCGCTGGGCATACCCGCGTTCCGCTATTCGAAATACACGGAGAGGTGA